The DNA window CGATATCCGCCGGCTGCAGGCCCGCACACTGTCCCACCTTGGCGGTGCGCTGTTCGTGATCCTGCGCCCACACCGTCGTCGATGCTCCCACCATGGCCAACAAAGCGATAGCCAAACCCGTTTTTTTCATATGTCCTCCCGTTGTGATTAGCGCTATCCGGGCGCCCATCCCTGGCTCACAACAGGGTTTTGGCAAAGGATTACCGTTTGACGAACTCAATGACAAACAGCGCATCCAGGCCCGGATAGATTTCCTTGATCACCTGCTTCAACTCGCTGAGCGACATGTTCTCCTGCTGCGCGTGGCGTTCGGTCAGCGCATCCAGGCGCACCGGCGTTACCGACAACACTTCGATAAAGCAGAAGAATACGCCGTCCTCATTGCGGCTTACGCGCAGCACCTCGCCCGGTTTGAAATGCGATTCGCTGGCATCCCGAATGGTAATAGTTTTACGCCCGGCCAGAATGTCTTGCTCAAAACGGCTGAAGAAAGTTATTTCACGGCTCATTTTAGATCCTTTTTCATCACAACACCGCAACATAGGTCATTATGCCGCTTGCTTTTCTGACGCAGATCCCTCTTTTGAGTTAGACGATGCTTTTTTCGCTTTGTTTTCCGCCGGTTTCTTGAGGGTTTCCGCCGGCGAAGCACCGCGCAGAATCAGACCCAGCGCGTCTTTATTTTCCGCCAGGAAGAAGCTCAGCCCTTCACGCTGTTCGTCATCCAGGCTCAGCGGTGCCTGCTGCAGCCACTCCCCGAGGTTGTCCGCCAGATCCAGCATTTTGTCGTAGGCGTCGGCTTCTTTCTTGCTCGCGAAAGTCATTTTTTCCTCACCGTTTCTCACCACCACATATTTAACTTCAACCGCCATGCGTGCGTCCTCAAATACTCAAATGACTGTAATTATATACAGTATAAATAGATAATGGCGGGAAGGCAAACCGCCACCCGCCTTCGGCTTATTTCAGCAGCCGTACCTTGCAGCTTTTGCCTTTGATTTTACCCTGCTGCAGCTGTTGCAGCGCCTTGCGCGCGCTGGCCTTGCGAATAGCGACATAGGCGTGCACCGGGAACATGTCGATCTTGCCCACTTCCGCCGCCGTCAGCCCGGCGTCGCCGGTCAACGCGCCAAGGATATCGCCGGGACGGATTTTCGCCTTACGGCCGCCGTCGATGCATAGCGTCACCATCTCCGCTTCCAGCGAACCGCTCGCCGCCCCGCTCAGCTCGGACACCGGTGCCCAATCGACGCTCATCTGCAGATAATCTTCAATCGCGTGCGCCCGCGCCATTTCCTGCGGCGTGCACAGGCTGACCGCCAGTCCGCTCAGGCCGGCGCGGCCGGTGCGGCCAATGCGGTGCACATGCACTTCGGGATCGAACGCCAGCTCGTAGTTAACCACCAGCTCCAGCTCTTTGATATCCAGGCCGCGAGCGGCGACGTCGGTCGCCACCAACACCCGGCAACTGCGGTTGGCGAAACGTACCAACACCTGATCGCGATCGCGCTGCTCCAGATCGCCATGCAGCGCCAGTGCGCTGATGTTGCGGGCCTCCAGGGCTTCAAGCACCGTCTGGCAATCGCGCTTGGTATTGCAGAACACCACGCAGGACGCGGGTTGATGATGGCGAATCGCCGACACCAGCAGCGCCGGGCGCTGATCGCGGGTAGTCTCATAGAAGCGTTGTTCGATGGAAGTCTGCGCTTCGCCATCGTCCACCTCGACGCTCAGCGGCTGGCGCTGAACGCGCTCGCTGATGCGCTCGATGCCCGCCGGATAAGTGGCGGAGAACAGCAACGTCTGGCGCTGCGGCGGCGTGTAGCTGATAACATCGTCGATATCGTCGGCAAACCCCATGTCCAGCATGCGATCGGCCTCATCCAGCACCAGCATTTTCAGCTCGTCCAACTGCAGCGTTTTCTTGCGCAGGTGCTCCTGGATACGGCCCGGCGTCCCCACCACGATGTGTGGCGCATGCACCAGCGAATCGAGCTGTGGCCCCATCGGCTGGCCGCCGCACAGCGTCAGGATCTTGATGTTCTGCGTGAAACGCGCCAGGCGGCGCAGCTCTTTGCTGACCTGATCGGCCAGCTCGCGGGTCGGGCAAAGCACCAGCGCCTGTGTGGCGACCTGACCGACGACGATGCTGTTCAGCAGGCCAATGCCGAACGCCGCCGTTTTACCGCTGCCGGTTTTCGCCTTGGCGCGCACGTCCCGCCCTTGCAGGATGGCGGGCAACGCGGCGGCCTGCACCGGCGTCATTTCGGCGTACCCCAGTTCGTTGAGGTTGGCCAACTGTTCGGCTGGCAGCGGCAGGGAAGAAAAAGAAACTGTGCTCACGGCGATAACTCTTATATGGCGAATGAAATGGCGGCGCGCCCGCAGGTTAGCGCCGAATCAGCGGTAAATGATAACAGAGATGGGCGGCGTTACGGGCTGCGGGCATAAAAAAACCCGCCGGCGGCGGGTTTCTTGGCAACGCTGTCGTTAAATAGCAACGACGTTGGCTGCAGCCGGGCCACGTTGGCTGTCCTGGATGGAGAACTCAACCTGCTGGCCTTCAGCCAGGGTCTTGAAACCATCGCTAACGATAGCGGAAAAATGCACGAAAACGTCTTTAGAGCCATCGGCAGGGGTAATGAAGCCGAAACCTTTGCTTTCGTTGAACCATTTAACGTGACCAGTGATCTTGCTCATTTGTGTTTCCTTTACTTGATAAACCTGCCTTGACGGCACGAGACGCGAAAACCTTGTGATAAGTAGGCCTTCTTTCGCCGTCGGTTATTAACGCATAATCGCCCATGCAGGGCAAATATTTCTGCTTGTTATAAAAACAGTCAGTTAGCAACAAAACTGGCGCGACGGCTGTGCACGCAATCGTTTTCGTATATACTGCCCGCCGATCATCAATCCGCTTACTTTCACCGATCCAGGTACGAAACTATGTTAACGATTGGAACCGCCCTGCGCCCTTCCGCCACCCGCGTCATGTTGCTCGGCTCCGGCGAGTTGGGCAAAGAAGTCGCCATTGAATGCCAGCGCCTAGGTCTGGAAGTGATCGCCGTCGATCGCTACGCCGATGCGCCCGCCATGCATGTGGCGCACCGCAGCCACGTCATCAATATGCTGGACGGCGACGCGCTGAAAGCCGTTATCGAACAAGAACGGCCGGACTATATCGTTCCCGAAATCGAAGCGATCGCCACCGCCATGCTGGTGGAGCTTGAACATCAAGGGCACCGCGTCGTGCCCTGCGCCGAAGCCACGCGCCTGACCATGAACCGCGAAGGCATTCGCCGTCTGGCGGCGGAAGATCTCGGTTTGCCCACCTCGAGCTATCGCTTTGCCGACAGCGAGGCCGCCTTCCGCCAGGCGGTTGAACATATCGGCTACCCGTGCATCGTCAAACCGGTGATGAGCTCCTCCGGTAAAGGCCAAAGCCTGATCCGCACGCCCGACCAGTTGCAACAGTCCTGGGATTATGCCCAACAGGGCGGCCGGGCCGGCGGCGGCAGAGTGATCGTCGAAGGGCTGGTAAGATTTGACTTTGAAATTACGCTGCTGACCATCAGCGCAGTGGATGGCGTGCATTTCTGCGAGCCGATCGGGCATCGTCAGGAAGACGGAGATTATCGCGAATCCTGGCAGCCGCAGCGCATGTCGGCCACGGCGCTGAACCGCGCTCAGGCGATCGCGGAGAAAGTCGTGAAAGCCCTGGGCGGTTTCGGCCTGTTCGGCGTGGAGCTGTTCGTCTGTGGCGACGACGTGATCTTCAGCGAAGTGTCGCCACGCCCGCATGATACCGGCATGGTCACTTTGATTTCACAGGATCTGTCCGAGTTCGCCCTGCACGTTCGCGCGTTTCTCGGCTTGCCGATCGGCGCCATTCGCCAGTTCGGCCCTTCCGCCTCGGCGGTGATCCTGCCGCAGCTCACCAGCAGCGATGTGCGTTTCAGCGGGTTGGAAAACGCATTGCGCGGGTACAACCAGCTGCGTCTGTTCGGCAAACCGGAAATCGCCGGGCAACGCCGTCTTGGCGTTGCGCTGGCCACCGCGGACACCACTGAACACGCGGTGGAGCGAGCGAAGCAGGCCGCCGCCGCCGTGGCGGTTGAAAGCTGAAACTGACGGGGCCGCTTACGCGGCCCCGATAACATCAATAATCTTCGTCTTCTTCGGCATCGTCATCCAACGACGCATCCGGCGCGACTTCATGCTGCTCGTCTTCATCATCGTCATCGAACAATACCGCAACCTGAGCGCCCTGATGCTTCTCACGAATTTCCTGCGCAACGCGAGCAATGGCTTCACCGCTGCTCATGCCCTGCTCCATCAGTTGATGGATGCGATCCGCCGCTTCCTGCTGCTCCGCGTGACTCAGTAATGGCATACCTGCATGCATGTGTCGTTCTCTCCGGCAAAAGGGAGAAGGAGTATACGCGCTAATGCGGCGGATCCCAAGCCTCAGGCCGGTTGCGAACAGCCGTTATCGCTGCGCCACTGCTTCAGGCGATGCCGCCACAGCATGACATGCCACCCCTGCTTCACGCCGCGCGCATTGGCGGACATCGCTCTGTCGATGCCGCGCTGATAAAACTCTTCGGTAATCTGATTCTGGGCAAGCGGATCCGGCTCACGACGAATGCTATGGCAAATGCCCAACGCTTCGCGGGTGATTTGCCAGTGGAAAGCCGGACGAATGGCAATGCTGCCTGCATAGCGCAGGTTGAGCCGCTCCAGCATTTCGACGATTTTCATATAGTGGCGTTGATAATCCACGTTTGCTTTGCCGGTGCGGCGACGATTGCTGATCGACTTATCGTGCACCCGTTGACGGTACAGCGGCGTGCTTAAATACTTGACCCGCTGGGCATTAAACATGACTTCGGTCGTCCAGGGAATATCCTGATGATGTAACCCTGGTTCAAAATAAAGCTGATGCCGGCGGATAAAATCGAGGCGATATATCGCCAGCCATACAACGTGAATAAATTTTCGCGATTTCAATGCCCGTTCTAACCACTGTACGCCGGTGATAACGTCGGTGGTCTGTAAACGCTCTTGGGGAAAGATCGGCTGTAATTCGTCCTCACTGGCGAAATAGCGCTCGCCATTGCATTGCATCACGTCTAATTGATGCAGCTCGGCCTGTTCCAACAGCGTGGAATACATTTCTGGCGCCAACAGATCGTCGGCATCAGGAAACGCCACATATTTGCCCCGGGCGACGGCAAGACCGGCATTACGCGCATTGGAAACGCCGCCGTTGGCCTGATCGATCACTCTAATATGCGAATGCTGCGCCGCGTAACGGTGCGCAGTCTCACCCGAGCCGTCGGTAGAACCATCATTGACGATGATCACCTCCAACCGTTGTTCGCGCTGCGCCAACAACGAGGCCAGGAAGGGTTCCAGTAATTCTCCCGCATTATGCATCGGGACAATAACGCTCAGCATTAACGACATAGGCAGCTCTTCAATGATAATGTAACAAAATAATAATTTTATTTTTTTAGATAAAACCCACCCGTTCAGCGCTGGAGGAAAATGGCTGCTGATAAGGCACAGGCATTTCCAATACAGGCCAAATAAGATTAGTCTTATTTTTCTCTTTTCATGCTACGGGCAAGAAACGTTATATAATCAACCGTTAATCCAAAAATAATCGCCTCACCCTCTCAATACCGGGCGGTGCATCCTTTTCTCTTTTTTTTGATAACGAAGAGAAACAGTAAATTTGCGAAATTAACGAGTAATCTTTATATTCTTCGGGTTGCGCGCCCTCGATTGAAATACTTCCAGCTAACTTTAACGCTGAATTTTTAACATATTGAAGTGTAGTTAATGGCGCAAAAAATGCCTTATTTAAGGTCTATTGAGCTGCTGTTTATGTGAACTGTGCTTCATGTCGCGCATGGCAAGACATGCATGCCGCGGCCGTCTATGGCACACTAACGGCCGATATCGCCGCCCCCACAGCCAGGTTTATTGACGTTCATGAGCGTAACAGCCCCAAACATAAAGTCTTTGCCTTACAGCCGCAGCGCCCTGATGACGCTTTTCGCCCCGCTTTCATCCTCCCCTTGGGCGATGCTGCTGCATTCGGGGTTTGCCGAGCATTCGCATAACCGCTTCGATATCCTGGTCGCTGAGCCGCGCGTTACGCTCACCACCCATGGCGCCACCACCGAAATTTGTTGTGACGGCGTCACAAGCCTGTCTGAGGAAGATCCGTTTGCCCTGCTGCAACAACAGTTGGCGACGCAAGGTTGGCAGCCGGCCTTCAATCCAGATCTGCCGTTTCAGGGCGGCGCCCTGGGGCTGTTCGGCTACGATCTCGGGCGCCGGGTGGAAACTTTGCCACAGTTGGCCGACGCCGATCTCACTTTGCCGGATATGGCGGTAGGCATTTATGACTGGGCGCTTATTGCCGACCATCGGTTGCAAACGCTGACGCTGCTCAGCTATGGCGACGTGGAACAGCGCTGGCGCTGGCTCAATAATCAAACCGCGCCGACGGAACGCCCTTTTGCGCTGCTGAGCGACTGGCGCGCCAATATGAGCCGGCGGCAGTACGGTGAGAAATTCCAACGCATCCAGCACTACCTGCGCAACGGAGATTGCTACCAAATTAATCTGGCGCAGCGATTCTCCGCCGACTATCAAGGGGACGAATGGCAGGCATTTTGTCGCTTGAGCGCCAGCAATCGCGCGCCCTTCTCCGCTTTCCTGCGTCTACCGCACAACAGCGTGCTGAGCGTCTCTCCCGAACGCTTCCTGTGGCTGGAACAGCAGCGCATCCAAACCCGCCCGATCAAAGGCACGCTGCCGCGGCTGGCAGACACGGAACAAGACGCCGCGCAGGCTCGCCGCCTGGCGGATTCTCCCAAGGATCGCGCCGAAAATCTGATGATCGTCGATCTGCTGCGTAACGATATCGGCCGCGTCGCCCAACCCGGCAGCGTACGGGTGCCGCAACTGTTCGCCGTGGAGCCGTTCCCGGCGGTACACCACCTGGTAAGCACCATTACCGCGATCTTGCCGGACCAGGCCTCAGCCACCGCGTTGCTGCGCGCCTGCTTCCCCGGCGGGTCGATCACCGGCGCCCCTAAGGTGCGCGCGATGGAAATCATCGAAGAACTGGAGCCGCAGCGCCGCAATGCCTATTGCGGCAGCATCGGATATCTGAGCGCCTGCGGCACCATGGACACCAATATCACTATCCGCACGCTCGTCACCGAAAACGGGCGCATCCACTGCTCCGCCGGCGGCGGCATCGTGGCGGATAGCGAGGAACAGGCGGAATACCAGGAAACCTTCGACAAGGTGGGCCGCATTCTGCCGCAGCTTGGGGAGTGTGAGCTGTCGTGATCCCATCGAATTCACCGGCCTCTCTGCACGCCTTTATCAGCCGTTTTCAGCTGCAGCTGCCGCAGGCGGCGCAGATCTCGCACAACGTGCGCCCGGCGGCGGTGTTGATCCCGATTATCTGTCGCTCAGAGCCAACGCTGCTGTTGACTCGCCGCGCCGACTCGCTGCGCAAACATGCCGGCCAGGTGGCCTTCCCCGGCGGCAAAACCGACGCCGAAGACGGCTCGGCGATCGTCACGGCGCTGCGTGAGGCGCACGAAGAAGTGGCGATACCGCCGCAAGCGGTGACCGTACTCGGCCAAATGGCGCCGCTCGACAGCAGCACCGGATTTCAGGTCACGCCTATCGTCGGCCTGATCCCGCCGGAGGTGCAGTTCCGGGCCAATGAAGGCGAAGTGGCGGACGTGTTTGAGATGCCCCTTCGGGAGGCGCTGACCCTGTCGCGTTACTATCCGCTCGATATTCATCGCGCCGGGCATACGCACCGTATCTATCTCTCCTGGTATCACAGCCAGTTTATCTGGGGGCTGACCGCCGCCATCATTCGACGCCTGGCGCAACAGGTCAGCATTTAGCTGCCATTGCGTGATCTGACTCGCAATCTGGCATGACTATCGGCTTTCCGCTGCGGGTAAAGCGATCGAAATCACTTCATTTGATCGCTTTTTCAACTACCGTTGCGGTTGAATGGTTTTAAAAAAACTGTAAACCCTCTCTTAAACCTTACGAAATACCTGTAAAATACCACCGTCCGAGATAAACCACTGTAGAAACAGGGATTAAGCCGGCGGCGCTCAGCAAGGAAAAGCGGGCGCGATTACCGTTAATGGAGCTTGGGCGAAAGCGGATGCCACGCACAAGGGTTCGCCCCGGGTAATCAGTAAAAAAAGTGACACCACGGATTATTTAATTTCATGCGAAAAAGGCAGCCGAACCCGCACGGCCCTTTTACAATATCGCTGTTCCCTGCGCGGTTTTTAACCGCCGCAGCCATAACAATACGTCTCTTTAAGGAGTTTTAGCGTGATTAGCGTTTTCGACATGTTTAAGATCGGCATCGGCCCGTCCAGCTCTCATACGGTTGGACCGATGAAAGCCGGCAAACAGTTTGTCGACGATCTGGTAAATAAAGGCCTGATGCCTTCTATCACGCGTGTTGCCGTAGACGTTTACGGCTCACTCTCATTGACCGGCAAAGGTCACCATACCGATATCGCCATCATTCTCGGCCTGGCCGGCAACATGCCGGACACCGTCGATATCGATAGCATTCCGGGTTTTATTCGCGATGTAGAACAACGTCAACGCCTGATGCTGGCCAACGGCCTGCATGAAGTCGATTTCCCACGCGACGGCGGCATGGTCTTCCGCAGCGACAACCTGCCGCTGCATGAAAACGGCATGCAGGTTCACGCCTTCGCCGGCGATAAAGAAGTGTACAGCAAGACCTATTACTCCATCGGCGGCGGTTTCATCGTCGACGAGGAGAACTTCGGCAAGGCAGCCGAGCAAGAACTGCAAATGCCTTATCCGTTCAACTCCGCGCGCGAAATGCTCGACCACTGCCGCGAGACCGGGCTGTCGCTGTCCGGCATGGTGATGCAGAACGAACTGGCGCTGCACAGCAAGCAAGAGATCGACACCTACTTTGGTAACGTCTGGCAAACCATGCGCGCCTGTATCGATCGCGGTCTGAACACCGAAGGCGTGCTGCCGGGGCCGCTGCGCGTACCGCGCCGCGCCTCCGCGCTGCGCCGCATGCTGGTGGCGTCGGACAAACTGTCCAACGATCCGATGAACGTGATCGACTGGGTCAACATGTTCGCACTGGCGGTTAACGAAGAAAACGCCGCCGGCGGACGCGTGGTCACTGCGCCAACCAACGGCGCCTGCGGCATCGTGCCTGCCGTGCTGGCTTACTACGATCACTTCATTGAGTCTGTCAGCCCCGACATTTACATCCGCTACTTTATGGCAGCGGGTGCGATCGGTGCGCTGTACAAGATGAACGCCTCCATTTCCGGCGCCGAAGTCGGCTGCCAGGGGGAAGTGGGCGTCGCCTGCTCCATGGCGGCGGCCGGCCTGGCCGAACTGCTGGGCGGCAGCCCTGAGCAAGTGTGCGTGGCGGCAGAGATCGGCATGGAACACAACCTGGGGCTGACCTGTGACCCGGTCGCCGGCCAGGTGCAGGTGCCGTGCATCGAGCGCAACGCCATCGCCTCGGTCAAAGCGATCAACGCCGCCCGCATGGCTCTGCGCCGCACCAGCGAACCGCGCGTTTCGCTGGATAAGGTGATCGAAACCATGTACGAAACCGGCAAAGACATGAACGCCAAATACCGTGAAACCTCTCGCGGCGGCCTGGCGATCAAGGTGCAATGCGACTGACAGACAACCCCGCCGCCGGCGGGGTTTTTTATGGGTAATCAATTCATTGGCCGCTTTAGTGACAATGTCACCAAAAAATATCCTGCATTTTTCTCATCGATCCGACGGTTAGCCTGCAAATTGGCCTTCTGTTTTACCAAACTGAAATAATTTACTGAGTTACCATCAATCTTGTATAACCTCAGGCTAGAATTAGCCGAGCGCAACTTAAGGATCTATGGTCTGACTGTGACTCGGAGCTGGATTACCGAACAAGGATTTACCGGATGTTGATGACCCACCTCGCCGCGTCCCGATATCGTTACTACCGTTGGCTGCTGGCCGGAGCGGTGGGCGTGGCTATTCTGTTGGTATCGCTGTATACCCGTTACTACCAAGAGGTCAAAAGCATCGAACAGAGCCAACAGACGTTGGCCACCCGTACCGTTGGCAAGATCAACCAACTGTTGAGCCCGGCGCAGCTACAGGCGGAACGCAGTATGGATATGCTGGATCAGCCCTGCGAGAACGTCTCATCGACCCTGCGTTTTCGCGCCGCGCAAAATCAGGCGCTGCGCGCCATGCTGCTGGTGAAAAACGGCATCATTTACTGCTCCAGCCTGTTCGGCGCCCGCCATTATCAGATGGCCGCAGTGATGCCGACCCTGGTCAACAGCAATGCCCGGTTGGCGCTGCGCCCTTCGCTGGCGGTCAGCAAAGGTCTCCCCACGTTAGTATTGTGGACGCCATCTCCCACCGATAAAACCAGCGGCGTGCTGCACGTCTTCAATATCGAACTGCTGTCCAACTTTTTACTCGAGCCGCAGGAACCTTATGTTCAGCGAGTGGTGCTGAACGTCGCCGACAGCAGCCTGGAGTATGGCCGCCGTGAAATATTGAGCCGCGATACCCTGACTAACGATCTGCGCTACACCGCCGGTTCCGCGCTGTACCCCTTCTCAATTTCACTGTTCGGGCCACAGATTGGCATGCTCGCGCTTTCCGCGCTGCCGCGCCATATTCCGCTGGCGCTGCTGATCAGCCTGCTGGCGGCCTATGTGGTCTATCTGCTTACCGCTAACCGCATGAGCCTGTCTTATCACATCGGCCATGCCATCACCCATCGGGAATTTCGCGTCTACTGCCAGCCGATCATCCACAGCGACACCGGGCGCTGCGCCGGCGTCGAGATGCTGCTGCGTTGGAAAAAGAAGCGGCAGGGATGGATCTCGCCCGACGTATTTATCCCATTGGCCGAACAGCATGAGCTGATCATTCCGCTCACCCGCTATCTGCTGAACACCGTGACGGAAAACCTGCAGCTGTTCCCGCCGCGGCCGTCGTTTTACATCAGCATCAACGTCGCCGCCGAGCACTTTAAAACGCTCGATATCATCGACGATATCCGTCAGATTTGGCTGCCGGCGCACCCGATGCCGTCACTGATGCTGGAGCTGACCGAGCGCACCGCGCTGTCGGCGATCCAGTACGACCAGATCCGCACGCTGAAAGACATGGGCATCATGCTGGCTATCGACGACTTCGGCACCGGCCACAGTTCGCTGAGCTACCTGAAAAATCTCAGCCCGGACGTGTTGAAGATCGACCGCGGGTTTACCGCCGCCATCGGCACCGACGCGGTCAACGCCACGGTAACCGACACCATCATTACGCTGGCGCAGCGCCTGAAGCTGAAACTGGTGGCCGAAGGGGTAGAAACGGCGGAGCAGGCCGACTATTTGCGCTCGCGTGAGGTCAATGCCCTGCAGGGGTATTATTTCGCCAAGCCGATGCCGATCCACGTTTTCCCCCTGTGGTTACAGCAGTACGAATCGCGCGTCAGGAAAGCAGAAGAGAATACGCCGGAGGCCTGAGCCTCCGGCGGGAAGGTTACGAATGCGTTGATTCGTCAAACACGACGCGGGTAACGCGCACCAGTTCGATGCGGTATTCGGAGACCTCGACGATATCGAAACGCAGGTGGTTCAACTCGATGGTATCCCCCGCTACCGGCATCTGGCCATAATGGGCCAACAGCAGCCCGGCCAGAGTGGCGTAGTCGGCGGTAGGGCTGACCAGGTCATCGCAGGCCAGGGCCTGCTCCAGCGAGTGCAGGTCGGTCCCCCCCTTCACCAGCCAGCCGTCGCCTTCCGCCACGATGTCAGGCGTTTCATCTTCGTCCGGGAATTCACCGGCAATCGCCTCCAGCACGTCCAGCGGCGTCACCAGCCCCTGCACCACGCCGAATTCGTTGGTGACCACCACCAGACGTCCTTTGGCGCGACGCAGCACCGCCAGCAGCTTGATGACATCCATGGTTTCCGGCACCACGATCGGCGGCGTGCGGGCGGCGAACTCGGCGATATCTTCACCCTGTTCCAGCGCCACCAGCAGATCCTTGGCGCGCACGACGCCGACAATCTCATCCACCGACTCGCGGCATACCGGGAACAGGCTGTGCGGCGTATCCAGCAGCTGTGCGCGCACCTCTTCGCGAGAACGCTCGCAGTCGACCCAGGAGATCTCGGTGCGCGGCGTCATCACGCTGCGCAATGAGCGCGAGGCCAGCGTCAGCACGCCGCTGATCATATAACGCTCTTCCGCCGCAAAGGTTTCATCCCTCGGCAACGCGACCGCGTCGTCCGTCTGCTGCGCACGCTGCTGCCCCATCAGGCGCATGATCGCTTCCGCGGTGCGCTCGCGCATCGGGCGACGCGCCTGATGCTTAATGAAGTTACGGCGCGCGATCTGGTTGAACAATTCAATCAGGATCGAGAAGCCAATCGCGGCATACAGATAGCCTTTAGGAATGTGCAAGCCGAAGCCTTCGGCGATCAGGCTCAGGCCGATCATCAACAGGAAGCTCAGGCACAGCACCACGATGGTCGGGTGCGCGTTGACAAAGTTGGTCAACGGCTTGGATGCCAGCAGCATCACCGCCATTGCGATCACCACCGCCGCCATCATCACCGGCAGATCGTTCACCATGCCCACGGCGGTGATCACCGCATCGAGCGAGAACACCGCGTCCAGAATCACGATCTGTACCACCACCGCCCAGAACTTGGCGTAGCCGCGGTTGGCGCCGTCCTGATGCGACTGCCCCTCCAACCGTTCATGCAGCTCCATGGTGGCCTTGAACAGCAGGAATACCCCGCCGAACAGCAGGATAAGATCGCGGCCGGAAAAACTGAAATCGCCTACGCTGAACAGCGGCGTGGTCAGCGTCACCATCCAGGAGATCACCGACAGCAGGCCCA is part of the Serratia surfactantfaciens genome and encodes:
- a CDS encoding TerC family protein, with translation MEFLMDPSIWAGLLTLVVLEIVLGIDNLVFIAILADKLPPKQRDKARIIGLSLALLMRLGLLSVISWMVTLTTPLFSVGDFSFSGRDLILLFGGVFLLFKATMELHERLEGQSHQDGANRGYAKFWAVVVQIVILDAVFSLDAVITAVGMVNDLPVMMAAVVIAMAVMLLASKPLTNFVNAHPTIVVLCLSFLLMIGLSLIAEGFGLHIPKGYLYAAIGFSILIELFNQIARRNFIKHQARRPMRERTAEAIMRLMGQQRAQQTDDAVALPRDETFAAEERYMISGVLTLASRSLRSVMTPRTEISWVDCERSREEVRAQLLDTPHSLFPVCRESVDEIVGVVRAKDLLVALEQGEDIAEFAARTPPIVVPETMDVIKLLAVLRRAKGRLVVVTNEFGVVQGLVTPLDVLEAIAGEFPDEDETPDIVAEGDGWLVKGGTDLHSLEQALACDDLVSPTADYATLAGLLLAHYGQMPVAGDTIELNHLRFDIVEVSEYRIELVRVTRVVFDESTHS
- the sdaA gene encoding L-serine ammonia-lyase, yielding MISVFDMFKIGIGPSSSHTVGPMKAGKQFVDDLVNKGLMPSITRVAVDVYGSLSLTGKGHHTDIAIILGLAGNMPDTVDIDSIPGFIRDVEQRQRLMLANGLHEVDFPRDGGMVFRSDNLPLHENGMQVHAFAGDKEVYSKTYYSIGGGFIVDEENFGKAAEQELQMPYPFNSAREMLDHCRETGLSLSGMVMQNELALHSKQEIDTYFGNVWQTMRACIDRGLNTEGVLPGPLRVPRRASALRRMLVASDKLSNDPMNVIDWVNMFALAVNEENAAGGRVVTAPTNGACGIVPAVLAYYDHFIESVSPDIYIRYFMAAGAIGALYKMNASISGAEVGCQGEVGVACSMAAAGLAELLGGSPEQVCVAAEIGMEHNLGLTCDPVAGQVQVPCIERNAIASVKAINAARMALRRTSEPRVSLDKVIETMYETGKDMNAKYRETSRGGLAIKVQCD
- a CDS encoding EAL domain-containing protein; protein product: MLMTHLAASRYRYYRWLLAGAVGVAILLVSLYTRYYQEVKSIEQSQQTLATRTVGKINQLLSPAQLQAERSMDMLDQPCENVSSTLRFRAAQNQALRAMLLVKNGIIYCSSLFGARHYQMAAVMPTLVNSNARLALRPSLAVSKGLPTLVLWTPSPTDKTSGVLHVFNIELLSNFLLEPQEPYVQRVVLNVADSSLEYGRREILSRDTLTNDLRYTAGSALYPFSISLFGPQIGMLALSALPRHIPLALLISLLAAYVVYLLTANRMSLSYHIGHAITHREFRVYCQPIIHSDTGRCAGVEMLLRWKKKRQGWISPDVFIPLAEQHELIIPLTRYLLNTVTENLQLFPPRPSFYISINVAAEHFKTLDIIDDIRQIWLPAHPMPSLMLELTERTALSAIQYDQIRTLKDMGIMLAIDDFGTGHSSLSYLKNLSPDVLKIDRGFTAAIGTDAVNATVTDTIITLAQRLKLKLVAEGVETAEQADYLRSREVNALQGYYFAKPMPIHVFPLWLQQYESRVRKAEENTPEA